A single Geoanaerobacter pelophilus DNA region contains:
- a CDS encoding RHS repeat-associated core domain-containing protein, which translates to MFLSHSAGNSLKYVILSLSLLLVLLFGAIAHAEGTDTSEGAETPLPDLFTGTLNYRIPIDVPPGRKGMTPSVVLSYRSTNGNGWIGVGWDLELGAIERNTKGGINYSGNEYVLREAEGGTELVYAGVGEEYRAKIEGRFSRIVRISNDISAAGPYWEAIDKKGTRYRFGFHKGSSRQYVNEPNVMDMDFRWYLDRIVDANDNYIDFDYVKYGNQIYLEKIHYTGNTTTGLLPTNTVIFILEDQDRYDALTSYTTLYPRAQNAALYAVTIKKRLKAIVVKANNDTEFVKKYELGYTDATAPGSQYSPLTGMSLLRSITEYGSDGTAHKPPITFTYNEPQAWTIPTPAVNLSLLSSAKKANAYCLSGQFAATNDVVCSTSGNDDGWDLKSVVYKNTLTNWTAARPSSPVILGEQCFSGDFKGDGKTVIACNTDPKGASNTWVMASIGETSVDTWKNESWANGPTPGVSRQCFPGDYNGDGKTDLACFIPDGYQTAWQLALSTGSGWSTSKQPWTDYGTPLSNCLTGDFTGDGKTEIACNQSGTSKWDVYRNDPYRGWVGAPWDGGATMTIPPLNQKPDYYPIGAYCRAGDFNGDAKTDIACYIESKWKVLLSTGNSWDTTSFTAGGPAPTVPVYDHCLTGNFNGDDKTDIACYVSSKWEIGASTGNGWMTLPWDGSGPASGSVGQQCFPVDYTGDGKTDILCLDGANWLNSHAGSEPTDLLTRINNGIGGATSFKYKPSTDLPFVKLLLAEVSVNDGNGTNSPVASTNYVYAGGYYHSGAKEFRGFNHVTVTGPAGADGEQTVTDTWFHQGNNTAVGADDPKAAIGFMKGKPYLTRVSDSQGNIYSEIETTYTTYRSGPYNFSPATRVESFNCDGQARGLCKGDRSARYTRTDFFYDDYLTPEHNDYGNITREDHYGDVENPGNVLLNKTIVREFAENTDDATRSWLVGFPASETVYQGIGSSDVNLIRKTDFYYDSYKKMPEKGNLVRVERWLKGETALKSKTMAYDSYGNQTRYCDENKPNCGIGEYSETVYDNQTDQTFPVSVISPLVKVGGEKLTSSYTYYGVNATGTKGRFGQQASVTDANGQATTTEYDIFGRKKRETRPDGYWTDNDYNSFGTVGFQHIYTYDQLGMGSRSYFDGLGRTIMVRKSGPDNKVIVTTTEYDARGKVKKVSLPYFEDDRAAAVYRSYHYDPIGRVTQVDNPDNTNVRYCYNGLSTVIIDENNHGRRETRDILGRLAKVEEYTGDMPACGASLGAPYATTDYGYDVLGNLTSVTVDASKPGEPTNKKVTSIEYDTLGRKKKMTDPDMGIWEYDYYGDGTLKAMIDANHKTNRQAITFDIDYLNRVTAKHYPADSAMTSVTYGYDGEGTDSANPKGRLTSMTDASGKTVYHYDVVGRGTKTVRTVGGHDYRIVKDYEGAGRLHNILYPDDELVHYEYDNAGNLWKAGSYAEFKDYNALGQPMKINYGNGAATGNGVVTDYTYHPGNYRLATLKTRNGQAILIDREYLYDLKGNVTEIADKVSDVNPLITDSVSYTLDPARAHAVLSTSTGRMYKYDANGNMETDGFRTLTYTPDNMPISVTSYGSTISFVYDGNGKRVKKTVGASSRIYIDNLHECATSDGCGNYIFANNTRIAFHTGVKTYFYHPDHLGSTSIVTDAAGNQVESVHYDPFGETVQDNGTEKVLHKFTGQEQDYEVGLYNYGARLYDPEIGRFITPDSIVPDYTNPQSLNRYAYVRNNPMKFVDPTGHFEWQFSFSSILDFFTGESSVSYRSGNPPPNPEASFSSGSNNRQTQITYGNFPTQNNTDTASNDYGAKGQMSFEEPPLVCWEQNVGGNAGTNAEGTNSNDGAWTFSVGVSGTLGGQIFPTFPGLYGGGGVNVGVIPSTGQAFMQFQANGMTGAGYFAGIGVSGMVGRTTGNMPIYSVDRALHVEGNAGWGPSAGYSVDRNSGSISAGKGLRGGVGYGVMLGGGISQALTIATPSLW; encoded by the coding sequence ATGTTTCTCAGCCATTCTGCTGGCAATTCCCTGAAGTATGTCATCCTTTCCCTCAGTCTATTACTGGTATTGCTGTTCGGCGCTATTGCCCATGCAGAAGGCACCGATACCTCAGAGGGTGCAGAAACCCCCCTGCCCGACCTGTTCACCGGAACCCTGAATTACCGCATTCCCATTGACGTGCCGCCGGGTAGAAAAGGCATGACGCCGAGTGTTGTGCTTTCGTACAGGAGCACTAACGGCAATGGCTGGATCGGTGTCGGCTGGGACCTGGAACTGGGGGCGATAGAGCGGAATACAAAGGGTGGCATCAATTACAGCGGCAATGAATATGTTTTGCGCGAGGCGGAAGGCGGAACCGAGCTGGTTTATGCCGGCGTAGGAGAAGAGTATCGCGCAAAAATTGAAGGCCGTTTTTCGCGGATTGTAAGAATATCGAATGATATCTCTGCTGCTGGACCCTATTGGGAGGCAATTGATAAAAAGGGAACGCGTTATCGGTTTGGATTTCACAAAGGGAGTTCACGTCAATACGTTAATGAACCTAACGTTATGGATATGGATTTTAGATGGTATCTTGACAGGATTGTAGACGCAAACGACAATTATATCGACTTCGATTATGTAAAGTATGGTAATCAGATCTACTTAGAAAAAATACATTATACTGGCAATACCACGACCGGCCTCCTTCCTACCAACACCGTTATCTTTATCTTGGAAGATCAAGATCGTTACGATGCGCTGACCAGCTACACAACACTCTATCCAAGGGCTCAAAACGCCGCTCTTTATGCGGTAACCATTAAGAAACGGCTCAAGGCTATAGTGGTCAAGGCAAACAACGACACCGAATTCGTGAAGAAATATGAGCTTGGTTATACCGACGCGACAGCGCCCGGCAGCCAGTACAGCCCGTTGACCGGAATGTCGCTGCTCCGTTCGATAACCGAATACGGCAGCGACGGTACGGCCCATAAGCCGCCCATCACCTTTACCTACAATGAGCCGCAGGCCTGGACCATCCCAACTCCTGCGGTCAACTTGTCGTTACTGTCGTCGGCTAAAAAGGCAAATGCGTACTGTCTGTCCGGGCAATTTGCGGCCACAAACGATGTTGTCTGTTCAACCTCAGGCAATGATGACGGGTGGGATCTGAAAAGCGTTGTTTATAAAAATACCCTCACTAATTGGACGGCTGCGCGTCCGTCATCGCCGGTCATTCTCGGGGAGCAATGTTTCAGCGGCGACTTCAAGGGGGACGGTAAAACCGTCATCGCCTGTAATACTGACCCAAAAGGGGCAAGCAACACTTGGGTTATGGCTTCCATCGGCGAGACCTCTGTAGATACCTGGAAAAATGAATCCTGGGCGAACGGGCCAACTCCAGGTGTATCGCGGCAGTGTTTTCCCGGCGATTACAACGGGGATGGTAAAACCGATTTAGCGTGTTTTATCCCTGACGGCTATCAGACTGCGTGGCAACTGGCATTGTCGACCGGCAGCGGCTGGAGCACAAGCAAGCAGCCGTGGACCGATTATGGCACTCCCCTCTCTAATTGCCTGACCGGCGACTTCACCGGAGACGGCAAGACAGAGATAGCCTGCAACCAGAGTGGCACATCAAAATGGGACGTATATCGCAACGACCCTTATCGGGGGTGGGTTGGGGCTCCATGGGATGGTGGCGCGACTATGACAATCCCGCCGCTCAACCAGAAACCGGATTATTATCCGATTGGCGCCTACTGCCGTGCTGGTGATTTTAATGGCGATGCAAAAACGGATATCGCCTGTTATATCGAGTCTAAATGGAAGGTATTGCTGTCAACCGGCAACAGCTGGGATACGACATCGTTCACTGCCGGAGGGCCTGCACCGACAGTGCCGGTATATGACCATTGTCTTACCGGAAATTTCAACGGTGACGATAAAACGGATATTGCCTGCTACGTTTCCAGCAAATGGGAAATTGGCGCGTCTACCGGAAACGGTTGGATGACCCTTCCCTGGGACGGTAGCGGCCCTGCTTCCGGGAGTGTCGGCCAGCAATGTTTCCCAGTGGATTATACCGGCGACGGCAAGACCGATATTCTGTGTCTTGACGGGGCAAACTGGCTTAACAGCCATGCCGGTTCCGAACCGACCGACCTCCTTACCCGCATCAATAATGGCATTGGCGGTGCAACCAGCTTCAAGTATAAACCGTCCACTGATCTCCCTTTTGTCAAACTGCTGCTTGCCGAGGTATCGGTCAATGACGGCAACGGCACTAACAGCCCTGTTGCTTCGACAAACTATGTCTATGCCGGCGGTTATTACCATTCAGGGGCAAAAGAGTTTCGCGGTTTTAATCATGTGACCGTCACCGGTCCGGCAGGTGCAGATGGCGAACAGACCGTCACCGACACCTGGTTTCACCAGGGGAACAATACTGCAGTTGGAGCTGATGACCCAAAGGCAGCGATCGGTTTCATGAAGGGAAAACCGTACCTGACCAGGGTATCGGACAGCCAGGGTAACATATATTCGGAAATAGAAACGACCTACACTACCTACAGATCGGGGCCATACAATTTCAGCCCGGCAACTCGGGTGGAGAGTTTCAACTGCGACGGTCAGGCGCGAGGCCTGTGCAAGGGGGATCGCAGCGCGAGGTATACACGAACTGACTTTTTTTACGATGATTACCTTACTCCGGAACATAATGACTATGGCAATATTACCCGTGAAGACCATTATGGCGACGTCGAAAACCCGGGTAACGTTTTGCTCAACAAGACCATCGTAAGGGAGTTTGCCGAGAATACAGATGATGCCACCAGAAGCTGGCTTGTCGGATTTCCGGCATCCGAAACCGTTTATCAGGGGATCGGCAGCAGCGACGTCAACCTGATTCGCAAAACCGACTTCTACTACGATTCATATAAGAAAATGCCGGAGAAAGGAAACCTCGTCAGGGTGGAACGCTGGCTTAAGGGTGAAACAGCACTAAAGTCAAAAACCATGGCCTATGACAGCTATGGCAATCAAACTCGTTATTGTGATGAGAATAAGCCTAATTGCGGAATAGGCGAGTATAGCGAGACCGTTTATGACAACCAGACGGACCAAACCTTTCCTGTCTCCGTTATTTCTCCTCTGGTTAAAGTCGGCGGAGAGAAATTGACCTCGAGCTATACCTATTACGGTGTCAATGCCACTGGGACCAAAGGCCGCTTTGGCCAGCAGGCGAGCGTCACAGATGCCAACGGTCAGGCAACCACCACGGAATACGATATCTTCGGCAGAAAGAAGCGTGAGACCCGGCCGGACGGCTACTGGACAGATAACGATTACAATTCGTTCGGCACGGTCGGCTTCCAGCATATCTACACCTATGACCAGTTGGGGATGGGGAGTAGATCTTACTTCGATGGTCTGGGGCGGACGATCATGGTTCGCAAAAGCGGCCCGGACAACAAGGTGATTGTCACCACAACGGAATATGATGCGCGGGGCAAGGTCAAAAAGGTTTCGTTGCCGTATTTCGAAGATGACCGTGCCGCTGCAGTCTATCGAAGCTACCATTATGATCCCATCGGCCGGGTGACCCAGGTGGACAATCCTGACAACACCAATGTCCGGTACTGCTATAACGGCTTGTCCACCGTTATTATCGACGAGAACAACCACGGAAGGCGGGAGACCAGGGACATTCTCGGCAGGCTGGCAAAGGTTGAGGAATATACCGGCGATATGCCTGCCTGCGGCGCTTCTCTGGGGGCTCCCTATGCCACGACTGATTATGGTTACGATGTGCTCGGCAACCTGACTAGCGTTACCGTCGATGCCTCAAAGCCGGGTGAGCCTACTAACAAAAAGGTTACCAGTATCGAATACGACACCCTTGGCCGGAAAAAAAAGATGACTGACCCGGACATGGGGATCTGGGAATACGATTATTACGGAGACGGCACCCTCAAGGCGATGATAGATGCCAATCACAAGACAAACCGCCAAGCCATTACCTTTGATATCGACTACCTGAACCGGGTGACAGCCAAGCATTATCCGGCAGACTCGGCGATGACAAGCGTGACTTACGGCTACGACGGCGAAGGGACCGACTCTGCCAACCCCAAGGGGCGGCTTACCTCCATGACCGATGCCTCCGGCAAGACGGTATACCATTACGACGTCGTCGGTAGGGGGACCAAAACCGTTAGGACCGTGGGGGGCCACGATTACAGGATTGTGAAGGATTACGAAGGCGCTGGGCGGTTGCATAACATCCTCTATCCCGACGATGAGCTGGTCCACTACGAATACGACAATGCCGGCAATCTGTGGAAAGCGGGGAGCTATGCCGAGTTCAAGGATTACAACGCCCTCGGCCAACCGATGAAGATTAATTATGGCAACGGCGCTGCAACCGGCAACGGCGTAGTCACCGATTACACCTATCATCCGGGCAATTACCGGCTCGCTACGTTGAAGACCCGCAATGGGCAGGCCATTTTGATCGACCGGGAATACCTCTATGACTTGAAAGGGAATGTCACCGAGATTGCCGATAAGGTCTCAGACGTCAATCCGCTTATTACCGATTCCGTCAGCTACACCCTTGACCCGGCCCGCGCCCATGCCGTTTTATCTACCTCCACCGGCAGGATGTACAAGTACGACGCCAACGGCAACATGGAAACCGACGGATTCCGGACCCTGACCTACACCCCGGACAACATGCCGATAAGCGTTACCTCTTACGGCAGCACCATCTCTTTTGTGTATGACGGCAACGGCAAAAGGGTTAAGAAGACAGTCGGGGCAAGCTCCAGGATATACATCGACAACCTCCATGAATGCGCCACCAGCGACGGCTGCGGCAACTATATCTTTGCCAACAATACCCGAATTGCCTTCCACACCGGCGTCAAGACCTATTTCTACCATCCGGACCACTTGGGGAGCACGTCGATAGTTACCGATGCCGCCGGCAACCAGGTGGAATCGGTCCACTATGACCCGTTCGGCGAAACGGTGCAGGACAACGGCACCGAAAAAGTGCTACACAAGTTCACCGGCCAGGAGCAGGACTACGAAGTAGGCCTCTATAACTACGGCGCAAGGCTGTATGATCCGGAGATCGGCAGGTTCATCACGCCGGACAGCATCGTGCCGGATTACACCAACCCGCAGAGCTTGAACCGCTATGCGTACGTGCGGAACAACCCAATGAAGTTTGTTGATCCAACGGGGCATTTTGAATGGCAATTTTCGTTTAGTTCAATATTGGATTTTTTTACTGGGGAGAGCAGTGTCTCATACCGTAGTGGAAACCCACCGCCAAACCCCGAAGCGTCATTCTCAAGTGGAAGCAATAATCGTCAGACACAAATTACTTACGGTAATTTCCCGACACAAAATAATACTGACACAGCATCAAATGATTATGGGGCAAAAGGGCAAATGAGCTTTGAGGAGCCACCGCTAGTTTGTTGGGAACAGAATGTGGGCGGTAACGCAGGTACTAATGCTGAAGGGACAAATTCTAATGATGGCGCATGGACGTTTAGCGTTGGTGTCAGTGGAACATTAGGGGGGCAAATATTTCCAACATTCCCCGGTTTATATGGGGGCGGTGGTGTGAATGTGGGTGTGATCCCGTCAACTGGACAGGCATTTATGCAGTTCCAAGCTAATGGTATGACTGGAGCTGGCTATTTTGCTGGCATAGGGGTTTCTGGAATGGTAGGTCGTACCACTGGGAATATGCCAATATATAGTGTTGACAGAGCGTTACACGTAGAAGGAAATGCGGGATGGGGACCGTCTGCTGGATATTCTGTAGATAGAAATAGTGGATCAATATCAGCTGGCAAAGGATTAAGAGGTGGAGTCGGTTATGGTGTTATGCTTGGGGGCGGTATTTCTCAAGCTTTGACTATTGCTACACCCTCTTTATGGTGA